ACGGGGATTTTCTCGTTTTGCCAGATATTCCAGCATAGATTTGATAGGAGCTTTGCCGCTTCCGCCGGCTACAAAGATCATGTCGGCATTTGTATCTCTTATATAAAAATCGCCAAATGGACCAGTTACGTTTACCTTATCACCTTCTTTCAGGAATTCATGTACCCAGGTCGTACAAATTCCTTCCGGAACTTTGCGGATTATCAATTGTATAAAATCCTTATTATCTGGACTGCTGGAAATGGAATAAGCACGGGAAACTGATTGTTTCACCTTTCCGTAGCGCGGTGAGATGAGCTGCATGTATTGTCCGGCTTTAAAATTAATCTCATTCGGCTCCAGCAAATCCAGTGTAAGTTCTTTGATATCATAAGTCAAATCGGATATTTTACTTACTTTTGTCCTAAATTTTTTGATGTTAAAAATTTCTTCCGGAATTTCAATTTCGATATCTTCTTTTACCTTTACCTGACAGGAAAGCCGAATATTATTTTTTATCTCTTCTGCATCAAGATAAGGTTTTTCTGTTGGAAGAAGCGGTCCACCACCGGAATCGATCTTACATTTGCAAAATCCACAACTTCCCCTTCCACCGCAGGCAGATGGAAGAAATATTTTATTTTCGTTCAAAGTGGAAAGTAGAGAACTTCCGCCTTCTACTTTTAGTTCTTTTTTCTTATTAATGGAAATTTTACATTCACCATAATTGGCAAAGAAATAATCTGCAATCACCAAAAGCAAAGCCAGAAATCCTGAAATTCCTGAGACAATTAGAACTGTATTTATAATTGTTAATATCATATTACTTGCATTCCTGACAGAGAAAAGACCCCTCGTAATCTTCCCTTCCAAGGGGGAACTAACTTAAAGATTTTTGTTTTATAATATTTCATAAATACCTGTTTATTGAATAACAACCACCCCAGAAAAACCGACAAAAGCCAGTGCCATGATTCCGGTAGTGATAAGACTGATTCCTGCTCCTACCAAACCTTGAGGAATATATTTATCTTTTATTTTCTGTCGGATTCCTGCTAAAGCCAGAATTGCCAGAAGCCAGCCCAATCCTGCTCCGGCACCAAATGCAACTGACTGCAGGAATGTATATTGGCGAATTATCATAAACAGAGAAACTCCCAGAATAGCACAATTCACCGTGATGAGGGGAAGAAAAATTCCCAGAGAATAATACAACAGCGGAGAAAATCTTTCTACAACCATTTCCGTTAACTGCACAAAGGCAGCGATCACAATAATAAATATAATATATTGCAGATAAATAATATCCAGCGGAACTAAAATGTAATGATAAACTACATAGTTTATGGCAGAAGTCAGTGTCATCACAAAAACAACTGCAAAACCTAAACCAAGGGAAGATTCCACCTCTTTGGAAACCGAAAGGAAGGAACACATTCCCAGAAAATTCGTCAGCAAAATATTGCTGGTAAAAATAGCTGCTACAAAAATAATGAAAGGACTTAATTCCATGTTCTATCCTTTTTTCTGATCAGTTTTTGAATTTATGAACCAGATGAGAATCGCTAACATAAAAAATGCACTGGGAGCCATTACCATAATCGACCATTTCGTCCACCAGTCTCCCAGAACTCTAAAACCGAAGAGCGTTCCGAATCCGAAAAGTTCACGAATAAAAGCGATCACAAGAAGCACAATTGTATATCCAATTCCAGCTCCGATGCCGTCGATCATCGAATCGAGCGGTGAATTTTTGCCGGCAAAAGCTTCTGCTCTTCCCATGATAATGCAGTTCGTGATGATAAGTCCTACATACGGCCCCAGAGATTTACTGATCTCGGGATAGTAGGCTTTCAGGAAAAGATCCACAATTATTACATAGGAAGCAATGATAAGCGTTTGCACCATCATTCTTACTCGTTTGGGAATAAAATCTCTGATCACTGAAATCGTGAAACCTGAAAGAGCAAGTGTGAAAATTACACCCAATCCCATTACTAAACTGTTCATCAGTAAGTTTGTTACGGCGAGAGCAGAACAAATTCCCAAGATCTGCTTCCAAACTGAATTTTCGGTGAAGGCACTTGTAATAAAAATTTCTTTTTTTGTCATAGTTCAGAAACCCCTCTGTCACACAAACTTGCGTGACATCTCCCCTTTACAGGGGAGGAATTTGGAGTAGGAAAATTTATTTCCATTTTCCTTGTTTCCCCCCCTGACAAGGGGGATCAAGAGGGTTAAGAAAATTTCTTTTTTTGTCATAATTCAGCACCTGATTTTATCTCGTTCCAAAACTCCGTTTGGGAACGCATATAAACAGCGAAGCTCCTGTTTCGCAAGACGCAAACTAT
This genomic interval from Candidatus Cloacimonadota bacterium contains the following:
- a CDS encoding NADH:ubiquinone reductase (Na(+)-transporting) subunit D, with translation MTKKEIFITSAFTENSVWKQILGICSALAVTNLLMNSLVMGLGVIFTLALSGFTISVIRDFIPKRVRMMVQTLIIASYVIIVDLFLKAYYPEISKSLGPYVGLIITNCIIMGRAEAFAGKNSPLDSMIDGIGAGIGYTIVLLVIAFIRELFGFGTLFGFRVLGDWWTKWSIMVMAPSAFFMLAILIWFINSKTDQKKG
- a CDS encoding 2Fe-2S iron-sulfur cluster binding domain-containing protein, which gives rise to MILTIINTVLIVSGISGFLALLLVIADYFFANYGECKISINKKKELKVEGGSSLLSTLNENKIFLPSACGGRGSCGFCKCKIDSGGGPLLPTEKPYLDAEEIKNNIRLSCQVKVKEDIEIEIPEEIFNIKKFRTKVSKISDLTYDIKELTLDLLEPNEINFKAGQYMQLISPRYGKVKQSVSRAYSISSSPDNKDFIQLIIRKVPEGICTTWVHEFLKEGDKVNVTGPFGDFYIRDTNADMIFVAGGSGKAPIKSMLEYLAKRENPRRMGYFFGARQRKELYYTELFKELEEKLPDFKYYPILSQPTEACDWDGRCGYVMPFFDEFIKEPKNTEAYLCGSPGMIQAVTNDLKKRGIPEDKIYYDSFA
- a CDS encoding NADH:ubiquinone reductase (Na(+)-transporting) subunit E (Part of the NQR complex which consists of NqrA, NqrB, NqrC, NqrD, NqrE and NqrF; NQR complex catalyzes the reduction of ubiquinone-1 to ubiquinol by two successive reactions, coupled with the transport of Na(+) ions from the cytoplasm to the periplasm; NqrE is probably involved in the second step, the conversion of ubisemiquinone to ubiquinol.), with translation MELSPFIIFVAAIFTSNILLTNFLGMCSFLSVSKEVESSLGLGFAVVFVMTLTSAINYVVYHYILVPLDIIYLQYIIFIIVIAAFVQLTEMVVERFSPLLYYSLGIFLPLITVNCAILGVSLFMIIRQYTFLQSVAFGAGAGLGWLLAILALAGIRQKIKDKYIPQGLVGAGISLITTGIMALAFVGFSGVVVIQ